One genomic region from Candidatus Cloacimonadota bacterium encodes:
- a CDS encoding addiction module toxin, HicA family, producing the protein MKRTALLKYLRKNNCKFLREEARHSWWLNPKLNKRSAVPRHNEIKDILAKKICNLGIDPIIKLSKF; encoded by the coding sequence ATGAAAAGAACTGCACTATTAAAATATCTTCGGAAGAATAACTGTAAATTTCTGCGGGAAGAAGCAAGACATTCCTGGTGGCTAAATCCAAAACTGAATAAACGATCCGCTGTTCCCAGGCATAATGAGATCAAGGATATTCTTGCTAAAAAGATTTGTAATCTGGGCATTGATCCTATAATAAAATTAAGCAAATTTTGA